Proteins encoded by one window of Salmo trutta chromosome 17, fSalTru1.1, whole genome shotgun sequence:
- the LOC115152367 gene encoding neuronal cell adhesion molecule isoform X10, with protein sequence MERTRARATVFLMLFLGNLGNALEVPLDLPQPPTITHQSPKDYIIDPRENIVIHCDAKGKPHPSFSWTRNGTHFDIDQDPKVTMRPHSGTLVADISGEKVESYEGVYQCTARNEHGTAVSNNIVIRQSRSPLWSKERNEPIIVQEGVSLVLQCRPPAGLPPPIIFWMDINFQRLPQSSRVSQALNGDLYFSNVLKEDSRNDYICYARFPHTQTIQQKQPITVTVLNLDAINETVAALYNETDFLSDGSAEERRPTFLIPSGSSSSKMVLRGQVLELECIAEGLPTPEVSWSKVSGEFPAKRTSFLHFQKTLRIVDVSEADAGEYRCTARNRLASVHHTIRVTVKAAPYWISAPRNLVLAPRERGNLICRASGTPKPTITWAMNGIPIENSPKDPSRKVEGDTIIFEEVQTGSSAVYQCHASNEYGYLLSNAFVNVLSETPRVLTPANKVYQVIRNNHALLDCSSFGSPIPKITWFKDSRSSTLDGDPYVLHENGTLEIHVAQALNSGKYTCVARNSLGISENHVYLEVKEPTRILKQPEYKVVQRNRNVVFECKVKHDPSLIPTMTWVKDNGELPDDERFVVDSDSLTITDVTENDAGTYTCIMVTTLDQDSASAELTVVEQPDPPTDLELTDQKPRSVQLTWIPGDEHNSPIYIFLIQYADSLHHHGHWHNLTMVPGAKTTAHLKLSPYVHYTFRVLALNDVGLSNPSLPSRMYKTNPSAPDENPSGVDGFGTEHDNLVISWKPMSGHQANGPGLQYKVMWRQKDVDKEWTSVTVANVSKFMVSGTPTFTPYEVQVQAINDYGIGPEPAVVTGHSGEDLPMQAPDNVQVLVLNSSLAEVHWEPVPPKTVRGRLKGYKVYYWRERSLHKHNPHHVEQQVLTFSGNKSHGMLPGLQPYSLYLFNVRVFNGKGEGPASSNQQFETPEGVPGRPSFLRITNPNLDSLTLEWGPPYDRNGRLTGYTLKYQTVNISNELGPVEELALPANETSVTLLNLKYSTRYKFYFNAKTGQGAGPVVTEEAATIMDEGNTQPSPPVARSPPTHLLFRKVHPAAPAFGNVSSSVGEDGTLISWEYWGAEKNVYVEYIVENDNSEEEWQKEYVNDSRAYVLKGLKEGLSYRVRVVAKGHNGQAVLHQSEELLVVIPAMAARQVDIATQGWFIGLMCAIALLILVLLIICFIQRNKGGKYPVKEKEDAHTDPEFQPMKEDDCTFGEYSDTEDHKPLKGSRTPSNGTVHRDNSDDSLVDYGGDGGDGQFNEDGSFIGQYSGKSSARDTAGGHESSEAPSPVNTSAMNSFV encoded by the exons ATGGAGAGAACGAGGGCGAGAGCAACAGTGTTCCTGATGCTGTTCCTGGGTAACCTCGGCAACGCTCTGGAGGTCCCACTAGACC TGCCGCAGCCACCAACCATAACCCACCAGTCTCCCAAGGATTACATCATCGACCCTCGGGAGAACATCGTCATCCACTGTGATGCCAAGGGGAAGCCGCatcccag CTTTTCGTGGACCAGGAACGGGACCCACTTTGACATTGACCAGGACCCCAAGGTCACAATGCGACCCCACTCTGGCACCCTGGTGGCGGACATCAGTGGAGAGAAGGTTGAGTCATATGAGGGGGTGTACCAGTGTACGGCCAGGAACGAACATGGGACTGCAGTATCAAACAATATCGTCATCAGACAGTCCA GGTCCCCCTTGTGGTCGAAGGAAAGAAACGAGCCGATCATCGTTCAGGAGGGCGTGTCTCTGGTGCTACAGTGCCGACCCCCTGCCGGCCTGCCCCCTCCCATCATCTTCTGGATGGACATCA acTTCCAGAGGCTGCCTCAGAGCAGCCGTGTGTCCCAGGCGTTGAACGGAGACCTGTACTTCTCCAACGTCCTGAAGGAGGACTCGAGGAACGACTACATCTGTTACGCCCGCTTCCCCCACACACAGACCATCCAGCAGAAACAACCCATCACCGTCACAGTGCTCAACc TGGATGCAATCAATGAGACTGTTGCTGCTTTATACAATGAAACTGATTTTCTTAGTG ATGGCTCggcggaggagaggagacccaCCTTCCTGATTCCGTCTGGCTCCAGCAGCTCCAAGATGGTGCTGAGAGGACAGGTCCTGGAGTTGGAGTGTATCGCTGAGGGACT acCCACTCCAGAGGTCTCATGGAGTAAGGTGAGCGGTGAGTTCCCTGCCAAGCGGACCTCCTTCCTGCACTTCCAGAAGACACTGCGTATTGTTGACGTGTCTGAGGCGGACGCCGGAGAGTACcgctgcaccgcccgcaaccgcctGGCCTCCGTACACCACACCATCCGCGTCACCGTCAAAG CGGCCCCGTACTGGATCAGTGCCCCCAGAAACCTGGTGCTGGCTCCCAGAGAGAGGGGTAATTTGATCTGCAGGGCCAGTGGTACCCCCAAACCCACCATCACCTGGGCCATGAACGGAATCCCCATAGAAA ATTCACCTAAGGACCCTAGTAGGAAGGTGGAGGGTGACACCATCATCTTCGAGGAAGTCCAGACTGGATCCAGTGCAGTCTATCAGTGCCATGCCTCCAATGAATATGGATATCTGCTGTCCAATGCCTTCGTCAACGTTCTCT CTGAAACACCCAGAGTCCTGACTCCAGCTAACAAGGTCTACCAGGTGATCAGGAACAACCACGCCTTACTGGACTGTTCCTCCTTCGGCTCGCCCATCCCCAAAATAACATG GTTTAAGGACAGCAGGTCCAGCACCCTGGACGGGGACCCCTACGTGCTGCATGAGAACGGGACTCTGGAGATACATGTGGCCCAGGCCCTCAACAGTGGGAAGTACACTTGTGTGGCCAGGAACTCTCTGGGCATCTCTGAGAACCACGTCTATCTTGAGGTCAAAG AGCCCACGCGTATCCTGAAGCAGCCGGAGTACAAGGTGGTGCAGAGGAACAGGAACGTGGTGTTTGAGTGTAAAGTAAAACACGACCCCTCCCTCATCCCCACCATGACCTGGGTCAAAGACAACGGAGAACTACCCGACGACGAGAG GTTTGTGGTGGACTCTGACAGCCTGACCATAACCGACGTGACAGAGAATGATGCAGGAACTTACACCTGCATCATGgtcactactctggaccaggACTCTGCTAGCGCTGAGCTCACTGTTGTCG AACAACCAGACCCTCCTACTGACCTGGAGCTGACAGACCAGAAGCCCAGGAGTGTCCAGCTCACCTGGATACCCGGAGACGAACACAACAGCcctatttaca TATTTTTGATCCAATACGCAGACTCTCTCCACCACCATGGCCACTGGCACAACCTGACCATGGTTCCGGGCGCTAAGACCACGGCCCACCTTAAGCTGTCTCCTTATGTCCACTACACCTTCCGAGTCCTGGCCCTCAATGACGTGGGCCTCTCCAACCCCTCATTGCCCTCCCGCATGTACAAGACCAACCCTTCAG CTCCTGATGAGAACCCCAGTGGAGTTGATGGCTTTGGAACGGAACACGACAACCTTGTAATCTCATGGAAG CCAATGTCAGGCCACCAAGCCAACGGACCAGGCCTGCAGTATAAGGTGATGTGGAGACAGAAGGACGTGGACAAGGAGTGGACGTCAGTGACCGTGGCTAACGTCTCCAAGTTCATGGTCTCTGGCACGCCCACCTTCACACCCTACGAGGTCCAGGTTCAAGCCATCAACGACTACGGGATTGGACCTGAGCCGGCTGTGGTCACCGGACACTCCGGGGAGGACT TGCCGATGCAGGCACCAGACAATGTCCAGGTCCTAGTGTTGAACAGCAGTCTGGCTGAGGTGCACTGGGAGCCTGTCCCTCCTAAGACAGTACGGGGACGTCTTAAGGGATACaag GTGTACTACTGGCGTGAGCGGAGCCTCCACAAACACAACCCCCACCATGTGGAGCAGCAGGTCCTGACCTTCAGTGGGAACAAGAGTCATGGCATGCTCCCAGGCCTGCAGCCCTACAGCCTCTACCTGTTCAACGTCAGGGTCTTCAACGGCAAGGGGGAGGGCCCCGCCAGCTCCAACCAGCAGTTCGAGACCCCTGAGGGAG TCCCTGGGCGGCCATCTTTCCTGAGGATCACCAACCCTAACCTGGACTCTCTCACTCTGGAGTGGGGCCCTCCCTACGACCGCAACGGACGCCTCACCGGCTACACCCTGAAGTATCAGACAG TCAATATCTCCAACGAGCTGGGTCCGGTGGAGGAGCTGGCCCTGCCCGCCAACGAGACCTCCGTCACTCTCCTTAACCTCAAGTACAGCACGCGTTACAAGTTTTATTTCAATGCCAAAACAGGCCAGGGAGCAGGGCCTGTCGTTACAGAGGAAGCCGCCACTATCATGGACGAAG GGAACACCCAACCCTCACCTCCCGTAGCACGGTCTCCTCCGACACACCTCCTATTCCGCAAGG TGCATCCAGCGGCTCCGGCGTTCGGGAACGTTAGCTCTTCCGTGGGAGAGGACGGAACGCTGATCAGTTGGGAATACTGGGGAGCGGAAAAAAATGTTTATGTAGAATATATAGTAGAGAACGATAACA GTGAAGAGGAGTGGCAGAAAGAGTATGTAAATGACTCTCGGGCCTATGTGCTGAAGGGCTTAAAGGAGGGCCTGTCCTATAGGGTGCGCGTGGTCGCCAAGGGTCACAACGGCCAAGCGGTGCTCCACCAATCAGAAGAGCTTTTGGTGGTGATTCCAG CTATGGCAGCCCGACAGGTGGATATTGCTACTCAGGGCTGGTTCATCGGCCTGATGTGTGCCATCGCTCTCCTCATCCTCGTTCTCCTCATCATCTGCTTCATACAGAGAAACAAGGGAGGAAAATACCCAG TGAAAGAAAAGGAGGACGCGCACACGGACCCAGAGTTCCAGCCCATGAAAGAGGATGACTGTACTTTCGGGGAATACAG TGACACTGAGGACCATAAGCCGTTAAAAGGGAGCCGCACACCGTCTAACGGGACGGTGCACAGGGACAACAGTGACGACAGTTTAGTAGACTACGGCGGCGATGGTGGAGACGGCCAGTTCAACGAGGATGGGTCTTTTATTGGACAGTATAGCGGAAAGAGCTCCGCCAGGGACACTGCTGGGGGTCACGAAAGCTCTGAGGCCCCGTCCCCTGTTAATACCTCCGCTATGAACTCCTTTGTGTAG
- the LOC115152367 gene encoding neuronal cell adhesion molecule isoform X9 — translation MERTRARATVFLMLFLGNLGNALEVPLDPKVLEGLPQPPTITHQSPKDYIIDPRENIVIHCDAKGKPHPSFSWTRNGTHFDIDQDPKVTMRPHSGTLVADISGEKVESYEGVYQCTARNEHGTAVSNNIVIRQSRSPLWSKERNEPIIVQEGVSLVLQCRPPAGLPPPIIFWMDINFQRLPQSSRVSQALNGDLYFSNVLKEDSRNDYICYARFPHTQTIQQKQPITVTVLNLDAINETVAALYNETDFLSDGSAEERRPTFLIPSGSSSSKMVLRGQVLELECIAEGLPTPEVSWSKVSGEFPAKRTSFLHFQKTLRIVDVSEADAGEYRCTARNRLASVHHTIRVTVKAAPYWISAPRNLVLAPRERGNLICRASGTPKPTITWAMNGIPIENSPKDPSRKVEGDTIIFEEVQTGSSAVYQCHASNEYGYLLSNAFVNVLSETPRVLTPANKVYQVIRNNHALLDCSSFGSPIPKITWFKDSRSSTLDGDPYVLHENGTLEIHVAQALNSGKYTCVARNSLGISENHVYLEVKEPTRILKQPEYKVVQRNRNVVFECKVKHDPSLIPTMTWVKDNGELPDDERFVVDSDSLTITDVTENDAGTYTCIMVTTLDQDSASAELTVVEAAPTPAVVYEQPDPPTDLELTDQKPRSVQLTWIPGDEHNSPIYIFLIQYADSLHHHGHWHNLTMVPGAKTTAHLKLSPYVHYTFRVLALNDVGLSNPSLPSRMYKTNPSAPDENPSGVDGFGTEHDNLVISWKPMSGHQANGPGLQYKVMWRQKDVDKEWTSVTVANVSKFMVSGTPTFTPYEVQVQAINDYGIGPEPAVVTGHSGEDLPMQAPDNVQVLVLNSSLAEVHWEPVPPKTVRGRLKGYKVYYWRERSLHKHNPHHVEQQVLTFSGNKSHGMLPGLQPYSLYLFNVRVFNGKGEGPASSNQQFETPEGVPGRPSFLRITNPNLDSLTLEWGPPYDRNGRLTGYTLKYQTAMAARQVDIATQGWFIGLMCAIALLILVLLIICFIQRNKGGKYPVKEKEDAHTDPEFQPMKEDDCTFGEYSDTEDHKPLKGSRTPSNGTVHRDNSDDSLVDYGGDGGDGQFNEDGSFIGQYSGKSSARDTAGGHESSEAPSPVNTSAMNSFV, via the exons ATGGAGAGAACGAGGGCGAGAGCAACAGTGTTCCTGATGCTGTTCCTGGGTAACCTCGGCAACGCTCTGGAGGTCCCACTAGACC CAAAAGTTCTGGAAGGAT TGCCGCAGCCACCAACCATAACCCACCAGTCTCCCAAGGATTACATCATCGACCCTCGGGAGAACATCGTCATCCACTGTGATGCCAAGGGGAAGCCGCatcccag CTTTTCGTGGACCAGGAACGGGACCCACTTTGACATTGACCAGGACCCCAAGGTCACAATGCGACCCCACTCTGGCACCCTGGTGGCGGACATCAGTGGAGAGAAGGTTGAGTCATATGAGGGGGTGTACCAGTGTACGGCCAGGAACGAACATGGGACTGCAGTATCAAACAATATCGTCATCAGACAGTCCA GGTCCCCCTTGTGGTCGAAGGAAAGAAACGAGCCGATCATCGTTCAGGAGGGCGTGTCTCTGGTGCTACAGTGCCGACCCCCTGCCGGCCTGCCCCCTCCCATCATCTTCTGGATGGACATCA acTTCCAGAGGCTGCCTCAGAGCAGCCGTGTGTCCCAGGCGTTGAACGGAGACCTGTACTTCTCCAACGTCCTGAAGGAGGACTCGAGGAACGACTACATCTGTTACGCCCGCTTCCCCCACACACAGACCATCCAGCAGAAACAACCCATCACCGTCACAGTGCTCAACc TGGATGCAATCAATGAGACTGTTGCTGCTTTATACAATGAAACTGATTTTCTTAGTG ATGGCTCggcggaggagaggagacccaCCTTCCTGATTCCGTCTGGCTCCAGCAGCTCCAAGATGGTGCTGAGAGGACAGGTCCTGGAGTTGGAGTGTATCGCTGAGGGACT acCCACTCCAGAGGTCTCATGGAGTAAGGTGAGCGGTGAGTTCCCTGCCAAGCGGACCTCCTTCCTGCACTTCCAGAAGACACTGCGTATTGTTGACGTGTCTGAGGCGGACGCCGGAGAGTACcgctgcaccgcccgcaaccgcctGGCCTCCGTACACCACACCATCCGCGTCACCGTCAAAG CGGCCCCGTACTGGATCAGTGCCCCCAGAAACCTGGTGCTGGCTCCCAGAGAGAGGGGTAATTTGATCTGCAGGGCCAGTGGTACCCCCAAACCCACCATCACCTGGGCCATGAACGGAATCCCCATAGAAA ATTCACCTAAGGACCCTAGTAGGAAGGTGGAGGGTGACACCATCATCTTCGAGGAAGTCCAGACTGGATCCAGTGCAGTCTATCAGTGCCATGCCTCCAATGAATATGGATATCTGCTGTCCAATGCCTTCGTCAACGTTCTCT CTGAAACACCCAGAGTCCTGACTCCAGCTAACAAGGTCTACCAGGTGATCAGGAACAACCACGCCTTACTGGACTGTTCCTCCTTCGGCTCGCCCATCCCCAAAATAACATG GTTTAAGGACAGCAGGTCCAGCACCCTGGACGGGGACCCCTACGTGCTGCATGAGAACGGGACTCTGGAGATACATGTGGCCCAGGCCCTCAACAGTGGGAAGTACACTTGTGTGGCCAGGAACTCTCTGGGCATCTCTGAGAACCACGTCTATCTTGAGGTCAAAG AGCCCACGCGTATCCTGAAGCAGCCGGAGTACAAGGTGGTGCAGAGGAACAGGAACGTGGTGTTTGAGTGTAAAGTAAAACACGACCCCTCCCTCATCCCCACCATGACCTGGGTCAAAGACAACGGAGAACTACCCGACGACGAGAG GTTTGTGGTGGACTCTGACAGCCTGACCATAACCGACGTGACAGAGAATGATGCAGGAACTTACACCTGCATCATGgtcactactctggaccaggACTCTGCTAGCGCTGAGCTCACTGTTGTCG AGGCAGCTCCTACTCCAGCTGTAGTCTACG AACAACCAGACCCTCCTACTGACCTGGAGCTGACAGACCAGAAGCCCAGGAGTGTCCAGCTCACCTGGATACCCGGAGACGAACACAACAGCcctatttaca TATTTTTGATCCAATACGCAGACTCTCTCCACCACCATGGCCACTGGCACAACCTGACCATGGTTCCGGGCGCTAAGACCACGGCCCACCTTAAGCTGTCTCCTTATGTCCACTACACCTTCCGAGTCCTGGCCCTCAATGACGTGGGCCTCTCCAACCCCTCATTGCCCTCCCGCATGTACAAGACCAACCCTTCAG CTCCTGATGAGAACCCCAGTGGAGTTGATGGCTTTGGAACGGAACACGACAACCTTGTAATCTCATGGAAG CCAATGTCAGGCCACCAAGCCAACGGACCAGGCCTGCAGTATAAGGTGATGTGGAGACAGAAGGACGTGGACAAGGAGTGGACGTCAGTGACCGTGGCTAACGTCTCCAAGTTCATGGTCTCTGGCACGCCCACCTTCACACCCTACGAGGTCCAGGTTCAAGCCATCAACGACTACGGGATTGGACCTGAGCCGGCTGTGGTCACCGGACACTCCGGGGAGGACT TGCCGATGCAGGCACCAGACAATGTCCAGGTCCTAGTGTTGAACAGCAGTCTGGCTGAGGTGCACTGGGAGCCTGTCCCTCCTAAGACAGTACGGGGACGTCTTAAGGGATACaag GTGTACTACTGGCGTGAGCGGAGCCTCCACAAACACAACCCCCACCATGTGGAGCAGCAGGTCCTGACCTTCAGTGGGAACAAGAGTCATGGCATGCTCCCAGGCCTGCAGCCCTACAGCCTCTACCTGTTCAACGTCAGGGTCTTCAACGGCAAGGGGGAGGGCCCCGCCAGCTCCAACCAGCAGTTCGAGACCCCTGAGGGAG TCCCTGGGCGGCCATCTTTCCTGAGGATCACCAACCCTAACCTGGACTCTCTCACTCTGGAGTGGGGCCCTCCCTACGACCGCAACGGACGCCTCACCGGCTACACCCTGAAGTATCAGACAG CTATGGCAGCCCGACAGGTGGATATTGCTACTCAGGGCTGGTTCATCGGCCTGATGTGTGCCATCGCTCTCCTCATCCTCGTTCTCCTCATCATCTGCTTCATACAGAGAAACAAGGGAGGAAAATACCCAG TGAAAGAAAAGGAGGACGCGCACACGGACCCAGAGTTCCAGCCCATGAAAGAGGATGACTGTACTTTCGGGGAATACAG TGACACTGAGGACCATAAGCCGTTAAAAGGGAGCCGCACACCGTCTAACGGGACGGTGCACAGGGACAACAGTGACGACAGTTTAGTAGACTACGGCGGCGATGGTGGAGACGGCCAGTTCAACGAGGATGGGTCTTTTATTGGACAGTATAGCGGAAAGAGCTCCGCCAGGGACACTGCTGGGGGTCACGAAAGCTCTGAGGCCCCGTCCCCTGTTAATACCTCCGCTATGAACTCCTTTGTGTAG
- the LOC115152367 gene encoding neuronal cell adhesion molecule isoform X7, with translation MERTRARATVFLMLFLGNLGNALEVPLDPKVLEGLPQPPTITHQSPKDYIIDPRENIVIHCDAKGKPHPSFSWTRNGTHFDIDQDPKVTMRPHSGTLVADISGEKVESYEGVYQCTARNEHGTAVSNNIVIRQSRSPLWSKERNEPIIVQEGVSLVLQCRPPAGLPPPIIFWMDINFQRLPQSSRVSQALNGDLYFSNVLKEDSRNDYICYARFPHTQTIQQKQPITVTVLNLDAINETVAALYNETDFLSDGSAEERRPTFLIPSGSSSSKMVLRGQVLELECIAEGLPTPEVSWSKVSGEFPAKRTSFLHFQKTLRIVDVSEADAGEYRCTARNRLASVHHTIRVTVKAAPYWISAPRNLVLAPRERGNLICRASGTPKPTITWAMNGIPIENSPKDPSRKVEGDTIIFEEVQTGSSAVYQCHASNEYGYLLSNAFVNVLSETPRVLTPANKVYQVIRNNHALLDCSSFGSPIPKITWFKDSRSSTLDGDPYVLHENGTLEIHVAQALNSGKYTCVARNSLGISENHVYLEVKEPTRILKQPEYKVVQRNRNVVFECKVKHDPSLIPTMTWVKDNGELPDDERFVVDSDSLTITDVTENDAGTYTCIMVTTLDQDSASAELTVVEAAPTPAVVYEQPDPPTDLELTDQKPRSVQLTWIPGDEHNSPIYIFLIQYADSLHHHGHWHNLTMVPGAKTTAHLKLSPYVHYTFRVLALNDVGLSNPSLPSRMYKTNPSAPDENPSGVDGFGTEHDNLVISWKPMSGHQANGPGLQYKVMWRQKDVDKEWTSVTVANVSKFMVSGTPTFTPYEVQVQAINDYGIGPEPAVVTGHSGEDLPMQAPDNVQVLVLNSSLAEVHWEPVPPKTVRGRLKGYKVYYWRERSLHKHNPHHVEQQVLTFSGNKSHGMLPGLQPYSLYLFNVRVFNGKGEGPASSNQQFETPEGVPGRPSFLRITNPNLDSLTLEWGPPYDRNGRLTGYTLKYQTVNISNELGPVEELALPANETSVTLLNLKYSTRYKFYFNAKTGQGAGPVVTEEAATIMDEAMAARQVDIATQGWFIGLMCAIALLILVLLIICFIQRNKGGKYPVKEKEDAHTDPEFQPMKEDDCTFGEYSDTEDHKPLKGSRTPSNGTVHRDNSDDSLVDYGGDGGDGQFNEDGSFIGQYSGKSSARDTAGGHESSEAPSPVNTSAMNSFV, from the exons ATGGAGAGAACGAGGGCGAGAGCAACAGTGTTCCTGATGCTGTTCCTGGGTAACCTCGGCAACGCTCTGGAGGTCCCACTAGACC CAAAAGTTCTGGAAGGAT TGCCGCAGCCACCAACCATAACCCACCAGTCTCCCAAGGATTACATCATCGACCCTCGGGAGAACATCGTCATCCACTGTGATGCCAAGGGGAAGCCGCatcccag CTTTTCGTGGACCAGGAACGGGACCCACTTTGACATTGACCAGGACCCCAAGGTCACAATGCGACCCCACTCTGGCACCCTGGTGGCGGACATCAGTGGAGAGAAGGTTGAGTCATATGAGGGGGTGTACCAGTGTACGGCCAGGAACGAACATGGGACTGCAGTATCAAACAATATCGTCATCAGACAGTCCA GGTCCCCCTTGTGGTCGAAGGAAAGAAACGAGCCGATCATCGTTCAGGAGGGCGTGTCTCTGGTGCTACAGTGCCGACCCCCTGCCGGCCTGCCCCCTCCCATCATCTTCTGGATGGACATCA acTTCCAGAGGCTGCCTCAGAGCAGCCGTGTGTCCCAGGCGTTGAACGGAGACCTGTACTTCTCCAACGTCCTGAAGGAGGACTCGAGGAACGACTACATCTGTTACGCCCGCTTCCCCCACACACAGACCATCCAGCAGAAACAACCCATCACCGTCACAGTGCTCAACc TGGATGCAATCAATGAGACTGTTGCTGCTTTATACAATGAAACTGATTTTCTTAGTG ATGGCTCggcggaggagaggagacccaCCTTCCTGATTCCGTCTGGCTCCAGCAGCTCCAAGATGGTGCTGAGAGGACAGGTCCTGGAGTTGGAGTGTATCGCTGAGGGACT acCCACTCCAGAGGTCTCATGGAGTAAGGTGAGCGGTGAGTTCCCTGCCAAGCGGACCTCCTTCCTGCACTTCCAGAAGACACTGCGTATTGTTGACGTGTCTGAGGCGGACGCCGGAGAGTACcgctgcaccgcccgcaaccgcctGGCCTCCGTACACCACACCATCCGCGTCACCGTCAAAG CGGCCCCGTACTGGATCAGTGCCCCCAGAAACCTGGTGCTGGCTCCCAGAGAGAGGGGTAATTTGATCTGCAGGGCCAGTGGTACCCCCAAACCCACCATCACCTGGGCCATGAACGGAATCCCCATAGAAA ATTCACCTAAGGACCCTAGTAGGAAGGTGGAGGGTGACACCATCATCTTCGAGGAAGTCCAGACTGGATCCAGTGCAGTCTATCAGTGCCATGCCTCCAATGAATATGGATATCTGCTGTCCAATGCCTTCGTCAACGTTCTCT CTGAAACACCCAGAGTCCTGACTCCAGCTAACAAGGTCTACCAGGTGATCAGGAACAACCACGCCTTACTGGACTGTTCCTCCTTCGGCTCGCCCATCCCCAAAATAACATG GTTTAAGGACAGCAGGTCCAGCACCCTGGACGGGGACCCCTACGTGCTGCATGAGAACGGGACTCTGGAGATACATGTGGCCCAGGCCCTCAACAGTGGGAAGTACACTTGTGTGGCCAGGAACTCTCTGGGCATCTCTGAGAACCACGTCTATCTTGAGGTCAAAG AGCCCACGCGTATCCTGAAGCAGCCGGAGTACAAGGTGGTGCAGAGGAACAGGAACGTGGTGTTTGAGTGTAAAGTAAAACACGACCCCTCCCTCATCCCCACCATGACCTGGGTCAAAGACAACGGAGAACTACCCGACGACGAGAG GTTTGTGGTGGACTCTGACAGCCTGACCATAACCGACGTGACAGAGAATGATGCAGGAACTTACACCTGCATCATGgtcactactctggaccaggACTCTGCTAGCGCTGAGCTCACTGTTGTCG AGGCAGCTCCTACTCCAGCTGTAGTCTACG AACAACCAGACCCTCCTACTGACCTGGAGCTGACAGACCAGAAGCCCAGGAGTGTCCAGCTCACCTGGATACCCGGAGACGAACACAACAGCcctatttaca TATTTTTGATCCAATACGCAGACTCTCTCCACCACCATGGCCACTGGCACAACCTGACCATGGTTCCGGGCGCTAAGACCACGGCCCACCTTAAGCTGTCTCCTTATGTCCACTACACCTTCCGAGTCCTGGCCCTCAATGACGTGGGCCTCTCCAACCCCTCATTGCCCTCCCGCATGTACAAGACCAACCCTTCAG CTCCTGATGAGAACCCCAGTGGAGTTGATGGCTTTGGAACGGAACACGACAACCTTGTAATCTCATGGAAG CCAATGTCAGGCCACCAAGCCAACGGACCAGGCCTGCAGTATAAGGTGATGTGGAGACAGAAGGACGTGGACAAGGAGTGGACGTCAGTGACCGTGGCTAACGTCTCCAAGTTCATGGTCTCTGGCACGCCCACCTTCACACCCTACGAGGTCCAGGTTCAAGCCATCAACGACTACGGGATTGGACCTGAGCCGGCTGTGGTCACCGGACACTCCGGGGAGGACT TGCCGATGCAGGCACCAGACAATGTCCAGGTCCTAGTGTTGAACAGCAGTCTGGCTGAGGTGCACTGGGAGCCTGTCCCTCCTAAGACAGTACGGGGACGTCTTAAGGGATACaag GTGTACTACTGGCGTGAGCGGAGCCTCCACAAACACAACCCCCACCATGTGGAGCAGCAGGTCCTGACCTTCAGTGGGAACAAGAGTCATGGCATGCTCCCAGGCCTGCAGCCCTACAGCCTCTACCTGTTCAACGTCAGGGTCTTCAACGGCAAGGGGGAGGGCCCCGCCAGCTCCAACCAGCAGTTCGAGACCCCTGAGGGAG TCCCTGGGCGGCCATCTTTCCTGAGGATCACCAACCCTAACCTGGACTCTCTCACTCTGGAGTGGGGCCCTCCCTACGACCGCAACGGACGCCTCACCGGCTACACCCTGAAGTATCAGACAG TCAATATCTCCAACGAGCTGGGTCCGGTGGAGGAGCTGGCCCTGCCCGCCAACGAGACCTCCGTCACTCTCCTTAACCTCAAGTACAGCACGCGTTACAAGTTTTATTTCAATGCCAAAACAGGCCAGGGAGCAGGGCCTGTCGTTACAGAGGAAGCCGCCACTATCATGGACGAAG CTATGGCAGCCCGACAGGTGGATATTGCTACTCAGGGCTGGTTCATCGGCCTGATGTGTGCCATCGCTCTCCTCATCCTCGTTCTCCTCATCATCTGCTTCATACAGAGAAACAAGGGAGGAAAATACCCAG TGAAAGAAAAGGAGGACGCGCACACGGACCCAGAGTTCCAGCCCATGAAAGAGGATGACTGTACTTTCGGGGAATACAG TGACACTGAGGACCATAAGCCGTTAAAAGGGAGCCGCACACCGTCTAACGGGACGGTGCACAGGGACAACAGTGACGACAGTTTAGTAGACTACGGCGGCGATGGTGGAGACGGCCAGTTCAACGAGGATGGGTCTTTTATTGGACAGTATAGCGGAAAGAGCTCCGCCAGGGACACTGCTGGGGGTCACGAAAGCTCTGAGGCCCCGTCCCCTGTTAATACCTCCGCTATGAACTCCTTTGTGTAG